A region from the Flexibacter flexilis DSM 6793 genome encodes:
- the lipB gene encoding lipoyl(octanoyl) transferase LipB translates to MQNKNIIFQDLGEIAYGDAWAYQDKLFNQIIEKKIANRTAEQPVSTENYLLFCQHPHVYTLGKSGDAEHLLIGQERLEQIGATYFKINRGGDITYHGPGQLVGYPIIDLDNFFTDIHKYLRFIEEAIILTLNDYGLKAGRIEGLTGVWIENRKICAIGVRSSRWVTMHGFALNVNTNLDYFGYIVPCGIQDKAVTSLVKELGRAVSMEEVAEKIRKHFATLFEASIV, encoded by the coding sequence ATGCAAAACAAGAACATTATTTTTCAGGATTTGGGAGAAATCGCCTACGGTGATGCGTGGGCGTATCAGGACAAACTTTTTAATCAAATCATCGAAAAAAAGATAGCCAATCGCACCGCCGAGCAGCCAGTATCCACCGAAAATTATTTGCTTTTTTGCCAACACCCACACGTTTATACGTTGGGCAAAAGTGGCGATGCCGAGCATTTGCTCATTGGGCAAGAGCGTTTGGAACAAATCGGGGCTACTTATTTCAAAATCAATAGGGGAGGAGATATAACCTATCACGGGCCAGGGCAGCTTGTCGGCTATCCGATTATTGATTTGGATAATTTCTTTACCGACATCCACAAATATTTGCGCTTCATTGAGGAGGCAATTATCCTGACGCTCAACGACTACGGCCTGAAAGCTGGCCGCATCGAAGGCCTGACGGGTGTTTGGATAGAAAACCGCAAGATTTGCGCGATTGGCGTGCGCAGTAGCCGTTGGGTAACGATGCACGGTTTTGCGCTGAATGTGAACACGAACTTGGATTATTTCGGGTACATTGTCCCGTGCGGGATTCAGGATAAGGCCGTTACGTCTTTGGTCAAAGAATTGGGTCGCGCCGTGTCAATGGAAGAAGTAGCTGAAAAAATTAGAAAGCACTTTGCTACACTTTTTGAGGCAAGCATTGTCTAA
- a CDS encoding DUF58 domain-containing protein, which produces MLRTLFLNNRFFLVCIGLVLAFVLSFLLPTLLIFTKMATLLFGLLVAWDIFLLYRTKNGLDGRRDAPSRLSNGDDNELFVRLENYYPFAVSVRVIDELPFQFQRRDVRFDAQIPAQQPISIAYKLRPVKRGEYRFGGINVLLSSGLGLVARRFVFSANQMLPVYPSYIQLRKYELSAINQHLKNLGIKKIRRIGNNQEFEQVKEYVAGDDVRTINWKATARRNVLMVNHYQDEKSQQVYSLIDKGRVMRMPFEGMSLMDYAINAALVISNVAIRKDDKAGLITFNHRVGTVLKAAKTGGQMQTIVETLYNQKTSYKETDYEALYFQVRKHVTQRSLLLLYTNFESFSGMQRQLPYLRKLAIQHVLVVIFFENTELNQLTHAPANSPEEIYLKATAEKFSLEKHQIVAELRRHGIYAVLTSPDKLTINTINQYLELKARGLI; this is translated from the coding sequence ATGTTACGAACTCTTTTCCTAAACAATCGCTTCTTTTTGGTTTGCATAGGGCTGGTACTGGCTTTTGTACTCAGCTTTTTGCTGCCTACGCTGCTTATTTTTACCAAAATGGCAACGCTCTTGTTTGGGCTGCTGGTGGCATGGGACATTTTTTTGTTGTATCGTACAAAAAACGGCTTGGACGGTCGGCGCGATGCCCCTTCTCGCCTTTCCAATGGCGACGACAACGAACTTTTTGTACGTTTGGAAAACTATTATCCGTTTGCCGTGTCCGTGCGTGTGATTGACGAATTGCCGTTTCAGTTCCAACGCCGCGACGTGCGTTTTGATGCCCAAATTCCCGCCCAACAACCAATCAGTATTGCCTACAAATTGCGGCCTGTGAAGCGTGGCGAATATCGTTTTGGCGGCATCAATGTACTGCTTTCGTCGGGTTTGGGGCTGGTTGCACGACGGTTTGTGTTTTCAGCCAATCAAATGTTGCCTGTTTATCCTTCGTACATTCAGTTGCGCAAATACGAATTGAGTGCCATTAACCAACATCTCAAAAACTTGGGTATCAAGAAAATACGACGCATCGGCAACAACCAAGAATTTGAGCAAGTAAAAGAATATGTGGCAGGCGACGATGTGCGCACTATCAACTGGAAAGCTACCGCACGCCGCAACGTGCTGATGGTAAATCATTACCAAGACGAAAAATCGCAGCAAGTGTATAGCCTCATCGACAAAGGCCGCGTCATGCGGATGCCTTTCGAGGGTATGAGCCTGATGGATTATGCCATTAATGCCGCGCTGGTGATTTCTAATGTGGCCATTCGCAAAGACGACAAAGCGGGACTTATTACGTTTAATCATCGCGTCGGGACGGTGCTGAAAGCGGCCAAAACAGGCGGGCAAATGCAAACGATTGTCGAGACGCTGTACAACCAAAAAACCAGCTACAAAGAAACCGACTACGAAGCCTTGTATTTTCAGGTGCGCAAACACGTTACGCAACGTAGTTTGCTGCTGCTATATACCAATTTTGAATCATTTTCGGGTATGCAACGCCAATTACCGTATTTGCGCAAATTGGCTATTCAGCACGTTTTGGTCGTTATTTTCTTTGAGAATACGGAGCTAAACCAACTCACGCACGCACCCGCCAACAGCCCCGAAGAAATTTATTTGAAAGCCACTGCCGAAAAATTCAGTTTGGAGAAACACCAAATCGTGGCGGAGTTGCGCCGACACGGTATTTATGCCGTCCTGACCAGCCCCGACAAACTGACTATCAACACCATCAATCAATATTTGGAGTTGAAAGCCAGAGGCTTGATTTAG
- the serS gene encoding serine--tRNA ligase produces MLQVQFLKENKELAIKGLEKKRIKDAANIVELVLALDTSRRETQFEADNVLAESNNKAKSIGALMKAGNAAEAETLKAETAALKARSKDLAEKLESLETELYEVLVTLPNLPHESVPQGVSADDNQVAFSWGTVPQLSADALPHWELIKKYDIIDFDLGNKITGAGFPVYKNKGARLQRALINFFLDEAAKAGYIEIQPPILINRDSGFGTGQLPDKDGQMYHAQTDDLFLIPTAEVPITNIYRDVILKESDLPVKNVGYTPCFRREAGSWGAHVRGLNRLHQFDKVEIVQITKPENSYEALEQMSQHVQGLLQKLELPYRVLRLCGGDMSFTSALTFDMEVFSAAQQRWLEVSSVSNFETFQANRLKLRCKSGDQKPYLLHTLNGSALALPRIVAAILENNQREDGIYLPKVLHEYTGFEKI; encoded by the coding sequence ATGCTTCAAGTTCAATTTTTGAAAGAAAACAAAGAACTGGCCATCAAAGGCTTAGAAAAAAAGCGCATTAAAGATGCTGCCAATATTGTAGAACTTGTTTTGGCACTGGACACCAGCCGCCGCGAAACACAATTTGAGGCCGACAACGTGCTGGCCGAGTCCAACAACAAAGCCAAATCCATCGGCGCACTCATGAAAGCAGGCAACGCCGCCGAAGCCGAAACCCTTAAAGCCGAAACCGCCGCCCTCAAAGCACGTAGCAAAGACTTGGCCGAAAAGCTCGAAAGTTTGGAAACCGAACTGTACGAAGTGTTGGTAACATTGCCGAATTTGCCGCACGAAAGCGTTCCGCAAGGCGTTTCTGCCGACGACAACCAAGTGGCTTTCTCGTGGGGAACTGTGCCGCAATTGTCTGCCGACGCACTACCGCATTGGGAACTTATCAAAAAATATGATATTATAGATTTTGATTTGGGTAATAAAATTACGGGAGCGGGTTTCCCTGTCTATAAAAACAAAGGCGCAAGATTGCAACGCGCCCTTATCAACTTTTTCTTAGACGAGGCCGCCAAAGCGGGTTATATCGAAATTCAGCCGCCAATTCTTATCAATCGCGATTCGGGTTTCGGTACGGGACAGTTGCCAGACAAAGACGGCCAAATGTACCACGCCCAAACCGATGACCTTTTCCTTATCCCGACCGCCGAAGTGCCGATTACGAACATTTACCGCGACGTGATTCTGAAAGAAAGCGATTTGCCCGTGAAAAACGTAGGTTATACGCCTTGTTTCCGTCGTGAGGCGGGTTCGTGGGGTGCGCACGTGCGCGGCCTGAACCGTTTGCACCAGTTCGACAAAGTGGAAATTGTGCAAATCACCAAGCCCGAAAACTCTTACGAGGCATTGGAGCAAATGAGCCAACACGTACAAGGTTTGTTGCAAAAATTGGAGTTGCCGTATCGCGTGTTGCGCCTTTGCGGTGGCGACATGAGCTTTACTTCGGCTCTTACTTTCGACATGGAGGTATTCTCGGCAGCCCAACAACGTTGGTTGGAAGTAAGCTCGGTGAGTAACTTCGAGACGTTCCAAGCCAACCGTCTGAAATTGCGTTGCAAGTCTGGCGACCAAAAGCCGTATTTGTTGCACACGCTCAACGGCAGTGCCTTGGCTTTGCCGCGCATCGTGGCCGCTATTTTGGAAAACAACCAACGCGAAGACGGTATTTATTTGCCAAAAGTGCTACACGAATACACAGGTTTCGAGAAAATTTAA
- a CDS encoding low molecular weight protein-tyrosine-phosphatase produces the protein MKKVLFVCLGNICRSPLAEGLFTQHVQLQELTDQFEIDSAGTNSYHMGELADQRTRANAASHGLGLTHRARTFKAQDWQEFDLILAMDENNLENIKRLCPNPELLTKAKLMREYDPQADSLEVPDPYYGTEKDFEEVYQILHRSTAALLASIIS, from the coding sequence ATGAAGAAAGTGTTATTTGTTTGTTTGGGGAATATATGCCGCTCACCATTAGCCGAAGGTCTTTTTACTCAGCATGTTCAGCTACAAGAACTCACCGACCAATTTGAGATAGATTCGGCAGGTACTAACTCCTACCATATGGGTGAGTTGGCCGATCAACGCACGCGTGCCAATGCCGCGTCGCATGGCTTAGGTCTTACACATCGTGCACGTACCTTCAAGGCGCAAGACTGGCAAGAATTTGACCTTATTTTGGCAATGGATGAAAATAATTTGGAAAATATCAAGCGTTTGTGCCCCAATCCTGAGCTGCTAACCAAAGCCAAACTCATGCGCGAATACGACCCGCAAGCCGACAGCCTCGAAGTACCAGATCCTTATTACGGTACTGAAAAAGATTTTGAAGAAGTTTATCAAATTTTGCACCGCAGCACAGCCGCTTTATTGGCTTCAATTATTTCTTAA